From one Microlunatus sp. Gsoil 973 genomic stretch:
- a CDS encoding putative protein N(5)-glutamine methyltransferase: protein MIAGPEVRDLLIGRLRSAGCVFAEDEAGLLVEQASDRAELDAMADRRVGGEPLEQILGWAGFCGLRLAVAPGVFVPRTRTGLLVAEAVRRCTPGDVLVDLCCGIGAIAAAVTARIGGLEAYATEIDPVAVDCARQNLGVRAAVFEGDLFRPLPAGLRGHARVITANAPYVPSAEIAFMPAEARDHERLITLDGGPDGLDVHRRIIAEAQSWLCPGGALLIETGREQVATDLRLLTAAGLMASVITDDDIGATVVVGQN from the coding sequence GTGATTGCCGGCCCGGAGGTACGCGACCTGCTGATCGGCAGGTTGCGGTCGGCGGGCTGTGTCTTCGCCGAGGACGAGGCCGGGCTGCTGGTCGAACAGGCATCCGATCGGGCAGAACTGGACGCGATGGCCGACCGACGGGTTGGCGGCGAGCCGCTGGAACAGATCCTCGGCTGGGCGGGATTCTGCGGGCTCCGGCTGGCGGTGGCTCCGGGCGTTTTCGTCCCACGGACCCGGACCGGATTGCTGGTGGCCGAGGCGGTACGCCGTTGCACACCCGGTGACGTCCTGGTCGACCTGTGCTGCGGGATCGGGGCGATCGCCGCTGCGGTGACAGCTCGGATCGGCGGCCTGGAGGCGTACGCGACCGAGATCGACCCGGTCGCCGTCGACTGCGCGCGGCAGAACCTCGGTGTCCGGGCGGCCGTGTTCGAGGGCGACCTCTTCAGGCCGCTGCCCGCCGGTCTGCGCGGCCACGCCCGGGTGATCACCGCCAACGCCCCCTACGTGCCGTCTGCGGAGATCGCCTTCATGCCGGCCGAGGCGCGTGATCATGAACGGTTGATCACCCTGGACGGCGGTCCCGACGGGCTGGACGTCCATCGCCGGATCATCGCCGAGGCACAATCCTGGTTGTGCCCGGGTGGAGCGCTGCTGATCGAGACCGGGCGCGAGCAGGTCGCCACCGATCTGCGGTTGCTGACGGCGGCCGGGCTGATGGCGTCGGTGATCACCGATGACGACATCGGCGCAACGGTGGTCGTCGGGCAGAACTGA
- a CDS encoding LssY C-terminal domain-containing protein: MATRTDPRGITRRRPGRMKIRIPEAGPLDQFFFIVAGIAAIGMTIYLLRQGFRWSWSNWLFFILFWAMAAYLTLPRLHRILSDIYVPNYFIGRTRTSDGLLGDPINLAFRGEELQLHQALRKANWTLADELTLKSAGRIIVSTLGRDSYPEAPVSPLLLFGRQQDFAYQQEVDGSPGKRHHIRFWKCPDDWLLPGGHRVDWLAAATYDRAVGLSLFTLQVTHKIDADIDVERDHVTRTLTEAAPGVTITLLEDFTTGYHSRNGGGDSIHTDGDLPVVELPDVDETPLEGRHHQERTLRRLGLLNALAETRESQRRPLSILGSAALVLGSAATLIALGLLDFIQTGEFRLLIAANLPWAPIGSMVAATVLVVEVILIVLTLRGSQPARLVLMALLVVTISVGAVDHLGWLPWRLGTNVLAICLQIAGLMMLSSHSSREYAVAARLLRKQAQELAQLASGTQSDPVGRR, from the coding sequence GTGGCTACCCGGACCGACCCACGCGGCATCACCCGGCGGCGACCAGGACGGATGAAGATCAGGATCCCCGAGGCGGGACCGCTGGACCAATTCTTCTTCATCGTCGCCGGCATCGCCGCCATCGGCATGACCATCTATCTGCTCCGGCAGGGATTCCGGTGGAGCTGGTCCAATTGGCTGTTCTTCATCCTGTTCTGGGCGATGGCTGCCTATCTCACCCTGCCGCGGTTGCACCGGATCCTCTCCGACATCTATGTGCCCAACTACTTCATCGGCCGCACCCGGACCAGCGACGGGCTACTGGGTGATCCGATCAACCTGGCCTTCCGCGGCGAGGAACTGCAACTGCATCAGGCGCTGCGCAAGGCCAACTGGACCCTGGCCGACGAGCTGACCCTCAAGTCGGCGGGCCGGATCATCGTCTCGACACTGGGCCGGGACAGCTACCCCGAGGCGCCGGTGTCGCCGTTGCTGCTCTTCGGACGGCAACAGGACTTCGCCTATCAGCAGGAGGTGGACGGCAGTCCGGGCAAACGGCATCACATCCGCTTCTGGAAGTGTCCCGACGACTGGCTGCTTCCGGGCGGGCACCGGGTGGACTGGCTGGCGGCCGCCACCTACGACCGAGCGGTCGGGCTGAGCCTGTTCACCCTGCAGGTCACCCACAAGATCGACGCGGACATCGACGTTGAACGCGATCACGTCACCCGCACCCTGACCGAAGCCGCTCCGGGCGTCACGATCACGCTGTTGGAGGACTTCACCACCGGCTACCACTCCCGCAACGGCGGCGGCGACTCGATCCACACCGACGGCGACCTGCCCGTCGTCGAACTGCCCGATGTCGACGAGACACCGTTGGAGGGTCGGCACCACCAGGAACGCACGCTGCGCCGGCTCGGCCTGCTCAACGCCCTTGCCGAGACCCGCGAATCGCAGCGGCGACCGCTGTCCATCCTGGGCAGTGCGGCGCTGGTGCTGGGCAGCGCGGCAACGCTGATCGCGCTGGGTCTGCTCGACTTCATCCAGACCGGAGAGTTCCGGCTGCTCATCGCCGCCAACCTGCCGTGGGCCCCAATCGGGTCGATGGTCGCGGCGACGGTCCTCGTTGTCGAGGTGATCCTGATCGTGTTGACGCTGCGCGGCAGCCAGCCTGCCCGGTTGGTGTTGATGGCCCTGCTGGTGGTCACCATCTCGGTGGGCGCCGTCGATCACCTCGGCTGGCTGCCGTGGCGACTGGGCACCAATGTGTTGGCGATCTGTCTGCAGATCGCCGGTCTGATGATGTTGTCCAGCCATTCCTCGCGGGAGTACGCCGTCGCCGCCCGGCTGCTGCGCAAGCAGGCGCAGGAACTTGCCCAGCTGGCGTCCGGGACGCAGTCCGATCCCGTAGGCCGCCGCTGA
- a CDS encoding alpha-galactosidase, whose amino-acid sequence MTTQLRVTADDGLLLDIDGHPALAGPAPVRLEIDRARRDQLQDPEITGSADDQLLVSGRVRDTGIAVSWTARRLAGRSVWELSMTLTNTGADPVAVARMDPLQARLMGGSWRTLAFRSAWGDEYRPEHGETDVDLWFETRAGRSAHGHSPWVGLERDGAGLVVAPAWSGNWHVDVTEGGTLTAGISNWLFETEIGPGDSIIAPSVVIAAGTDLETAAVELTAAVGSDWVPRSPASDRLDVEWNHWWPYEDAEVDENVIAANADLAAELGFGYATVDAGWFGPSDAGSFWSRCRGDWDLVNEIRFPAGLAALGSRIRRAGVRAGIWIEAEAVGRDARLRRERPEILALAVDGRRPDRSYGVGTESLDPDDPTFLGYVCCGSEQGRRFVRESLESVVQRTGAEWVKLDFNVDPDAGCTRTDHGHGAADGLYRHYLGLYQVLDDFRVAHPEVVLEACSSGGLRTDLGLARHVHCTFLSDPDYTEHHLQVLWGASLMLPPASILHWSWSQWRGDYPPAKLDFAGLSPEEFDATLRAAMLHRFGVSLRLPDLRPDQRESLRRHVTVFTHHVAPLVRDGVLHRLTGQPLRRGRGERTPAFQLSADDHHLLAAFGLPGSTGQTFVRPRGLAADRRYQLFDPFTGTRSTHSSAELADNGIPVPARTGLLSSVFVLLEPSDT is encoded by the coding sequence ATGACCACCCAGCTGCGGGTCACCGCCGACGACGGTCTGCTCCTCGACATCGACGGCCACCCGGCGCTCGCCGGACCTGCGCCGGTCCGGCTCGAGATCGACCGGGCCCGACGTGATCAACTCCAGGATCCCGAGATCACCGGTTCGGCCGATGATCAGCTGCTCGTCTCCGGCCGTGTCCGGGACACCGGGATCGCGGTGAGCTGGACCGCCCGTCGACTCGCCGGCCGATCGGTGTGGGAGCTCTCGATGACGCTTACCAACACCGGCGCGGATCCCGTGGCCGTCGCCCGGATGGACCCGCTCCAGGCGCGCCTGATGGGCGGCAGCTGGCGTACGCTCGCGTTCCGTTCGGCCTGGGGCGACGAGTACCGGCCGGAACACGGTGAGACCGACGTCGACCTCTGGTTCGAGACGCGGGCCGGCCGTTCGGCGCACGGCCACAGCCCCTGGGTCGGGTTGGAACGCGACGGTGCCGGGCTGGTCGTCGCTCCGGCGTGGAGCGGCAACTGGCATGTCGACGTCACCGAGGGCGGCACGCTCACCGCCGGCATCTCCAACTGGCTCTTCGAGACCGAGATCGGCCCCGGCGACAGCATCATCGCCCCGTCCGTGGTGATCGCCGCCGGCACCGACCTCGAGACCGCGGCGGTCGAACTGACCGCTGCCGTCGGGTCGGACTGGGTGCCACGGTCACCGGCCTCGGATCGACTCGACGTCGAGTGGAACCACTGGTGGCCGTACGAGGACGCCGAAGTGGACGAGAACGTGATCGCCGCCAACGCCGACCTGGCCGCAGAGCTGGGTTTCGGCTACGCAACCGTCGACGCCGGCTGGTTCGGTCCGTCCGACGCCGGCAGCTTCTGGTCGCGCTGCCGGGGTGACTGGGATCTGGTCAACGAGATCCGGTTCCCGGCCGGGCTGGCTGCACTCGGCTCCCGGATCCGGCGGGCCGGCGTCCGGGCAGGCATCTGGATCGAGGCCGAAGCGGTCGGCCGGGACGCTCGGCTGCGGCGGGAGCGGCCCGAGATCCTCGCTCTGGCGGTCGACGGCCGGCGCCCGGACCGCTCGTACGGCGTAGGGACCGAGTCGCTCGATCCGGACGACCCCACCTTCCTCGGCTACGTCTGCTGCGGCAGCGAGCAGGGACGGCGGTTCGTCCGGGAAAGCCTGGAGAGCGTTGTGCAGCGCACCGGTGCTGAGTGGGTGAAGCTCGACTTCAACGTCGATCCCGACGCCGGCTGCACCCGCACCGACCACGGCCACGGCGCCGCCGACGGCCTCTACCGGCACTACCTCGGGCTCTACCAGGTGCTCGACGACTTCCGCGTCGCCCATCCGGAGGTCGTCCTCGAGGCCTGCTCCTCCGGCGGGCTGCGCACCGATCTCGGGCTCGCCCGGCATGTGCACTGCACCTTCCTGTCCGACCCCGACTACACCGAACATCATCTGCAGGTCCTCTGGGGCGCCAGCCTGATGCTGCCCCCGGCATCGATCCTGCACTGGTCCTGGTCCCAGTGGCGCGGCGACTACCCGCCCGCCAAGCTGGATTTCGCCGGGCTCAGCCCGGAGGAGTTCGACGCCACCCTGAGGGCGGCGATGCTGCACCGCTTCGGCGTCTCGCTACGGCTGCCCGACCTGCGGCCGGACCAGCGGGAATCGCTGCGCCGCCACGTGACCGTGTTCACCCATCACGTCGCTCCACTGGTGCGGGACGGGGTGCTGCATCGGCTGACAGGCCAACCGCTGCGCCGGGGACGCGGTGAACGGACGCCGGCCTTCCAGCTCAGTGCCGATGATCACCATCTGCTCGCCGCCTTCGGGTTGCCGGGAAGCACGGGGCAGACCTTCGTCCGGCCGCGCGGTCTTGCCGCCGACCGCCGGTACCAACTCTTCGACCCCTTCACCGGCACCAGGTCGACCCACAGCAGCGCCGAACTGGCCGACAACGGTATCCCGGTGCCGGCCCGCACCGGCCTGCTGTCGTCGGTCTTCGTCCTGCTGGAGCCCTCCGACACCTGA
- a CDS encoding carbohydrate ABC transporter permease, producing MTSPTLNRSARVPIFVGLCLLAATIIYPVFFLGIAAFRTRLDYLENPLGLPRHWTLHNFTVIWSGYGAGPAFLRSIFVVSVSTCLVLFFATLAGYALAKLNPPGAKIITGSFVSVMLIPSQVLILPIYLLLSAMDLVGSYASLMLLYTATNLPFAVFFLTLSFRALSDDILDAAKVDGAGFLRTVARIAVPVTVPSLATLAVLQFLGMWNELLYALILLPDDSKRLLTPALSMIGQRYVNDQPLVSAGLLVAASVPIVLLGLTSRYVLEGISIGSSK from the coding sequence ATGACCAGCCCGACCCTCAACCGCTCGGCGCGTGTGCCGATCTTCGTCGGCCTGTGCCTGCTGGCCGCGACGATCATCTATCCGGTGTTCTTCCTCGGCATCGCCGCGTTCCGCACCAGACTCGACTATCTGGAGAATCCGCTCGGTCTGCCCAGACACTGGACGCTGCACAACTTCACCGTGATCTGGAGCGGGTACGGCGCCGGTCCGGCCTTCCTGCGCAGCATCTTCGTCGTCTCGGTCTCCACCTGCCTGGTGTTGTTCTTCGCCACCCTCGCCGGCTACGCCCTGGCAAAGTTGAACCCGCCGGGTGCCAAGATCATCACCGGGTCGTTCGTCTCGGTGATGCTGATCCCGAGCCAGGTGCTGATCCTGCCGATCTACCTGCTGTTGTCGGCGATGGACCTGGTCGGCAGCTATGCGAGTCTGATGTTGCTCTACACCGCGACGAATCTGCCGTTCGCGGTCTTCTTCCTGACCTTGTCATTCCGTGCGCTGAGCGACGACATCCTGGACGCGGCCAAGGTCGACGGCGCCGGATTCCTCCGCACGGTGGCACGGATCGCGGTCCCGGTCACCGTGCCAAGCCTGGCAACGCTTGCCGTGCTGCAGTTCCTGGGCATGTGGAACGAACTGCTCTACGCGCTGATCCTGCTGCCCGACGACAGCAAGCGGTTGCTGACCCCGGCGCTGTCCATGATCGGGCAGCGGTACGTCAACGACCAGCCGCTGGTCTCCGCCGGTCTGCTGGTGGCAGCCTCGGTCCCGATCGTCCTGCTCGGTCTGACCTCCCGGTACGTCCTCGAGGGCATCTCGATCGGCTCGTCGAAGTAG
- a CDS encoding carbohydrate ABC transporter permease, with product MTSVGAASEVLGATDRRSDASATRPTAPWRRRDRRIGLAAVAPAFVIVVGFMIYPVLYALFISFNKTDGVDFEWVWLKNYGNILTDPLVHQVFLNNIKFLVSVPLVIFFSIIVSVLLFEKIRGWKTFRIIFFLPNVLSIVVIGVMFKSIFGYYGAVNGIIAALGGTRISFFTDGSLAIWVIVIALVWSGFGYQALLIMSGLSAIDTTVFEAAALDGAGWWRRLWRITLPNIRRELGFVFIINVLYTFTSLFGFIFVMTAGGPGYATTTVDYLVYLKAFGSENLGPGAALAVLLFIFIGLLTVLQNRVFRIQDND from the coding sequence TTGACCTCGGTCGGGGCCGCCTCGGAGGTGCTGGGCGCGACTGATCGTCGGTCCGACGCCTCGGCGACGCGGCCGACCGCACCCTGGCGTCGCCGCGACCGCCGGATCGGGCTGGCAGCGGTCGCCCCGGCGTTCGTGATCGTCGTCGGCTTCATGATCTATCCCGTCCTTTACGCCCTGTTCATCTCCTTCAACAAGACCGACGGAGTCGACTTCGAATGGGTCTGGCTGAAGAACTACGGCAACATCCTGACCGATCCGCTCGTCCACCAGGTCTTTCTGAACAACATCAAGTTCCTGGTGTCGGTGCCCCTGGTGATCTTCTTCTCGATCATCGTCTCGGTGCTGCTCTTCGAGAAGATCAGGGGCTGGAAGACCTTCCGGATCATCTTCTTCCTGCCCAACGTGCTGTCGATCGTGGTGATCGGCGTGATGTTCAAAAGCATCTTCGGCTATTACGGCGCGGTCAACGGGATCATCGCAGCGCTCGGCGGCACCCGGATCAGTTTCTTCACCGACGGCAGCCTGGCGATCTGGGTGATCGTGATCGCCCTGGTCTGGTCCGGCTTCGGCTACCAGGCGCTGTTGATCATGAGCGGGCTCTCCGCGATCGACACCACGGTCTTCGAGGCGGCCGCCCTGGACGGTGCCGGCTGGTGGCGACGGCTGTGGCGGATCACCCTGCCGAACATCCGGCGTGAGCTCGGGTTCGTGTTCATCATCAACGTGCTCTACACGTTCACCTCGCTGTTCGGCTTCATCTTCGTCATGACGGCCGGCGGCCCCGGTTATGCCACAACGACCGTCGACTACCTCGTCTATCTGAAAGCCTTCGGCAGCGAGAATCTCGGACCCGGAGCCGCCTTGGCGGTTCTGCTCTTCATCTTCATCGGTCTGCTCACCGTGCTGCAGAACCGCGTCTTCCGCATCCAGGACAACGACTGA
- a CDS encoding ABC transporter substrate-binding protein: MTLRRSMARLRATVVVVVLAAFTVGLSGCSASSDKGASADEPQTLLIWDTGLLAKTNDNGSAKSDSFLHQAAKNFEATHKNITVKIVEQGGDISANAAQFKAASIAGNGPDIRIQYTGGPTLSFSKYFVDLNDVLGKDTLSGFNGLNTVRKDYDPNGSLLALPYGSGTYFTLWYNKKLLKQAGLDPNYQPSSWQDLISEGRKYHDATGKPAFYVADLEGYVGAWVVAALAAGDLGAPAYTDMYSGKTKIDGPAMLKAYTTWSELFKTGLTNKDAGEVSNGDADTGFIQGKAPIYFSGTWADVGMYQKFKNNIGWSFIPMEDGAKYTDVAAGGPQVAISITRYSEHQAAAAEFLKYLAQPETQDLYVKLTQTEGSSNKQGDTSVIKNPLLKQQAEALKSTSTIVYPFDNVMPQSVIDLYYRLDAATFLGKTTPQSAVQQLQAALAAEQG, translated from the coding sequence ATGACACTGCGCAGGTCGATGGCAAGACTGAGGGCGACGGTTGTTGTCGTCGTGTTGGCGGCGTTCACCGTCGGGCTGTCCGGATGCTCCGCGTCCTCGGACAAGGGCGCTTCGGCAGACGAGCCGCAGACGCTGCTCATCTGGGACACCGGGCTGCTCGCCAAGACCAACGACAACGGCTCGGCCAAGTCCGACTCGTTCCTGCACCAGGCCGCCAAGAACTTCGAGGCGACGCACAAGAACATCACCGTCAAGATCGTCGAGCAGGGTGGTGACATCAGCGCCAACGCCGCCCAGTTCAAGGCGGCATCGATCGCCGGCAACGGCCCGGACATCCGCATCCAGTACACGGGCGGACCGACGCTGTCCTTCTCCAAGTACTTCGTCGACCTCAACGACGTGCTCGGGAAGGACACGCTGTCGGGGTTCAACGGGCTGAACACCGTACGCAAGGACTACGACCCCAACGGCAGCCTGCTCGCGCTCCCGTACGGCTCCGGCACCTATTTCACGCTCTGGTACAACAAGAAGCTGCTCAAGCAGGCGGGCCTCGACCCCAACTACCAGCCCAGCAGCTGGCAGGACCTGATCTCCGAGGGCCGGAAGTACCACGACGCGACCGGCAAGCCGGCCTTCTACGTCGCCGATCTGGAGGGCTACGTCGGCGCCTGGGTGGTGGCCGCGCTGGCCGCCGGTGATCTTGGTGCGCCGGCCTACACCGACATGTACTCGGGCAAGACCAAGATCGACGGTCCGGCCATGCTCAAGGCGTACACGACCTGGTCCGAGCTCTTCAAGACCGGGCTGACCAACAAGGACGCCGGCGAGGTGTCCAACGGCGACGCCGACACCGGATTCATCCAGGGGAAGGCGCCGATCTACTTCTCCGGCACCTGGGCCGACGTGGGCATGTACCAGAAATTCAAGAACAACATCGGCTGGTCGTTCATCCCGATGGAGGACGGCGCCAAGTACACCGACGTCGCGGCCGGCGGCCCGCAGGTGGCCATCTCGATCACCCGCTACTCCGAGCACCAGGCCGCGGCAGCCGAGTTCCTGAAGTACCTCGCGCAGCCCGAGACCCAGGACCTCTACGTCAAACTGACGCAGACCGAGGGGTCGAGCAACAAGCAGGGCGACACGTCGGTGATCAAGAATCCGCTGCTGAAACAGCAGGCCGAGGCCCTGAAATCGACCTCCACCATCGTCTATCCCTTCGACAACGTGATGCCGCAGTCGGTGATCGACCTGTACTACCGGCTCGACGCGGCAACGTTCCTGGGCAAGACGACACCGCAGTCGGCAGTCCAGCAACTGCAGGCTGCGCTCGCTGCGGAGCAGGGTTGA
- a CDS encoding mandelate racemase/muconate lactonizing enzyme family protein, with translation MRIDAVDFFYASMPEITLDADGSQDALLVRVRSGNDEGWGECEASPVTSIAAFVTPRSHGVCRPIADSVLGQRLDSVSDIARITALVRRNSMDLLQAAHTFSGIEIALWDLLGRRFGEPVWRLLGGRRAYPKVPYASMLFGADAQATLEAVREAVAAGFQAVKVGWGSFGQGSVEADAEQLAAAREGLGPDGLLLVDAGQIWVDDVASAAARLPALQQSGATWIEEPFLPLAYRAHAELAAHNSSVGIAGGEGAHSAHMATNLIDYAAVRFVQIDTGRIGGIGPAKAVADYAAARDIAFVNHTFTSQLALSASLQPFAALADHRICEFPFAPSELARAITSDQLEIVDGELQPLDAPGLGLRVDLEAIRPYLHQVEILVDGRPLYADHHLGGTPVGNSEP, from the coding sequence ATGCGGATCGACGCCGTCGACTTCTTCTACGCGTCCATGCCCGAGATCACGCTGGATGCCGACGGCAGCCAGGATGCGCTCCTGGTGCGGGTCCGGTCCGGGAACGACGAGGGTTGGGGCGAGTGCGAGGCGTCGCCGGTGACGTCCATCGCAGCGTTCGTGACTCCGCGGTCACACGGTGTGTGCCGGCCGATCGCCGATTCTGTGCTGGGTCAGCGACTGGATTCGGTCAGCGACATCGCCCGGATCACTGCGCTGGTGCGGCGCAACAGCATGGACCTGCTGCAGGCGGCGCACACCTTCTCCGGCATCGAGATCGCTTTGTGGGATCTGTTGGGCCGCCGCTTCGGCGAACCGGTCTGGCGGCTGCTCGGCGGGCGCCGCGCCTACCCCAAGGTGCCGTACGCCTCCATGCTGTTCGGCGCCGACGCCCAGGCCACGCTGGAAGCCGTACGGGAAGCGGTGGCTGCCGGATTCCAAGCGGTCAAGGTCGGTTGGGGCTCGTTCGGCCAGGGTTCGGTCGAGGCCGACGCCGAGCAACTCGCCGCTGCCCGTGAGGGGCTCGGACCGGACGGCCTGCTGCTGGTCGATGCCGGACAGATCTGGGTCGACGACGTCGCGAGTGCGGCGGCCCGGCTGCCCGCGCTGCAGCAGTCGGGTGCGACCTGGATCGAGGAACCCTTCCTGCCGCTGGCCTATCGGGCCCACGCGGAGTTGGCGGCACACAACAGCTCGGTCGGTATCGCCGGTGGAGAAGGAGCGCATTCGGCGCACATGGCGACCAATCTCATCGACTACGCCGCGGTCCGCTTCGTGCAGATCGACACCGGGCGGATCGGCGGCATCGGTCCCGCCAAGGCGGTCGCCGACTACGCCGCGGCCCGCGACATCGCCTTCGTCAACCACACCTTCACCAGCCAGTTGGCGCTCTCGGCGTCGCTGCAACCGTTCGCCGCCCTGGCCGACCACCGGATCTGTGAGTTCCCGTTCGCACCCAGCGAACTGGCCCGCGCCATCACCTCCGACCAGTTGGAGATCGTCGACGGGGAGCTGCAACCGCTGGACGCTCCGGGGCTCGGTCTGCGGGTCGACCTGGAGGCGATCCGGCCCTACCTGCACCAGGTGGAGATCCTCGTCGACGGTCGCCCGCTGTATGCTGACCACCACCTCGGCGGGACCCCGGTGGGCAATTCTGAGCCGTGA
- a CDS encoding FadR/GntR family transcriptional regulator, which yields MTQVDGDVPTTSGYAMRGRQGKIIEAIGRDIIGGRYGPGDLLPRETELIDQYRTSRTSLREAMKVLAAKGLVESRQKVGTRVRDRELWSVFDSDILRWQTSTGNAEGVMRDLIELRQILEPASARLAAGRAGLDDLRRIEQATTRMIASAEEHEEYAANDVDFHLAVYAASHNELLSRFGRLVADFMRLSFDVQQRARAHAVVDFSEDARAHAAVFTDINRGDPAAAAESMLAVVLDGKNALIEALSTLNQSDQGSVRS from the coding sequence GTGACCCAGGTCGACGGTGATGTTCCGACCACCTCCGGCTATGCCATGCGAGGCCGCCAGGGCAAGATCATCGAGGCGATCGGACGGGACATCATCGGCGGCCGCTACGGGCCGGGTGACCTGCTCCCCCGCGAGACGGAGCTGATCGACCAGTACCGCACCAGCCGCACCTCGCTGCGTGAGGCGATGAAGGTGCTCGCCGCGAAGGGACTGGTCGAGTCCCGGCAGAAGGTCGGCACCCGGGTCAGGGACCGGGAGTTGTGGAGCGTCTTCGACAGCGACATCCTGCGCTGGCAGACGTCGACCGGTAACGCCGAGGGCGTGATGCGCGACCTGATCGAGCTCCGTCAGATCCTGGAACCCGCCTCGGCCCGGCTGGCGGCCGGCCGGGCCGGACTGGACGATCTGCGTCGCATCGAACAGGCGACGACGCGGATGATCGCCAGTGCCGAGGAGCACGAGGAGTACGCCGCCAACGACGTCGATTTCCACCTGGCCGTCTACGCCGCCTCGCACAACGAGTTGCTGAGCCGCTTCGGCCGGCTGGTCGCCGACTTCATGCGGCTCAGCTTCGACGTGCAGCAGCGGGCCCGGGCCCATGCCGTTGTCGACTTCAGCGAGGACGCCCGGGCGCACGCCGCGGTCTTCACCGACATCAACCGGGGTGACCCGGCGGCCGCCGCCGAATCGATGCTTGCCGTCGTCCTCGACGGCAAGAACGCCCTGATCGAGGCGCTGTCGACCCTCAACCAGAGCGATCAGGGCTCGGTCCGGTCCTGA
- a CDS encoding DUF1918 domain-containing protein: MINVGDRIEVESETLGRARRCGEVIGKDADRLHVKWDDGHESTFIPYAGNVRVLSSGSAGTTSGPSQT; this comes from the coding sequence ATGATCAACGTTGGCGACCGGATCGAAGTCGAGTCGGAGACCCTCGGGCGTGCCAGGCGGTGCGGCGAGGTGATCGGCAAGGACGCCGACCGGCTCCACGTGAAGTGGGACGACGGACACGAGTCGACGTTCATCCCGTACGCCGGCAACGTCCGGGTGCTCAGTTCCGGCAGTGCCGGGACGACCTCGGGGCCGTCGCAGACCTGA
- the mraY gene encoding phospho-N-acetylmuramoyl-pentapeptide-transferase gives MIALLVAGAFSLAFTLLIMPAFLRLVRRLGWGQPIRVDGPTTHQIKRGTPTMGGLVFVLGAVGGYFLGHLVGPNTPFTASGLLVVLMMVGMAAVGFVDDFTKTRRQQSLGLTGWQKVGGQVLVATVFALLALFFRDSDSGLTPATAAISAIRDVSWLDLMRLGPVVGVILYLIWINFLTVAVSNAVNVTDGLDGLATGATILALSAYIFIGFFQFKQACHNVGAARGCFQVRDPLDLTIVAVALAGSLVGFLWWNASPARVFMGDTGSLGIGGTLGALAILTHTELLLVVIGGLYCIETGSVIIQRAYFKVTHGRRIFRMSPIHHHFELKGWEQVTITIRFWILAGLFMVIGVGLFYFGWLSS, from the coding sequence GTGATCGCACTTCTTGTCGCCGGGGCGTTCTCACTGGCGTTCACGCTGTTGATCATGCCGGCCTTCCTCCGGTTGGTGCGGCGTCTCGGGTGGGGGCAGCCGATCCGGGTGGACGGTCCGACCACACACCAGATCAAGCGCGGTACGCCGACCATGGGCGGTCTGGTGTTCGTGCTGGGGGCGGTCGGCGGCTATTTCCTCGGCCACCTGGTCGGCCCGAACACGCCGTTCACCGCCAGCGGCCTGCTGGTCGTCCTGATGATGGTCGGGATGGCCGCGGTGGGTTTCGTCGACGACTTCACCAAGACCCGCCGACAACAGAGCCTCGGGCTCACCGGCTGGCAGAAGGTCGGCGGCCAGGTCCTGGTGGCGACGGTGTTCGCGCTGCTGGCCCTGTTCTTCCGGGACAGTGACAGTGGGCTGACTCCGGCGACCGCGGCGATCTCGGCGATCCGGGACGTCAGCTGGCTCGACCTGATGCGGCTCGGGCCCGTGGTCGGCGTGATCCTCTACCTCATCTGGATCAACTTCCTGACGGTCGCCGTCTCGAACGCGGTGAACGTCACCGACGGTCTGGACGGCCTGGCCACCGGCGCGACCATCCTTGCCCTGTCGGCGTACATCTTCATCGGCTTCTTCCAGTTCAAGCAGGCCTGCCACAACGTCGGTGCGGCCCGTGGTTGTTTCCAGGTTCGCGACCCGCTCGACCTGACCATCGTCGCGGTTGCCCTGGCAGGCAGCCTGGTCGGCTTCCTGTGGTGGAACGCGTCACCGGCCCGGGTGTTCATGGGCGACACCGGCTCGCTGGGCATCGGCGGGACCCTCGGAGCACTGGCCATCCTGACCCACACCGAACTGCTGCTGGTGGTCATCGGCGGCCTCTACTGCATCGAGACCGGATCGGTGATCATCCAGCGGGCCTACTTCAAGGTCACCCACGGCAGGCGGATCTTCCGGATGAGCCCGATCCACCACCATTTCGAACTCAAGGGCTGGGAACAGGTCACCATCACCATCAGGTTCTGGATCCTGGCCGGGCTGTTCATGGTGATCGGCGTCGGGCTCTTCTACTTCGGGTGGCTCTCCAGCTAG